AGTTCCTTTCGACGGACGGGGACCATAGCTGTGAATGGTTCACCGTACCATTCCGCAATGCCATAGCGGCTCATGCAAAGAGCCGTTCGCGAGTAATCACCAATTCAGCCAAGCGATTGTGATGCGCATTCTTCATTCGCACCTGGACAGCCTGGAAACCGTAGCGGGCAACCAAGCGAACGACCTCGGGAGAGTAGTCATAGGTCATCAACACGCTGCCTTCGTGCTGCGCCAGAATCCAGAACAGGCGCTCGTGGTCGAGGTCATTATGCGTGTAGAGGCGAGTTCCTGCTCGCTTGCCGCCGGCAGTATAGGGTGGATCAACAAACACTGCTGCATCACGGCCCCAGGACTGCAGCAACGGCTCGATCATCTGCATGCTGTCAGCTTCGTGGAATGTGATACGGTCGGCGTGTGCCGCAATCGCGCTCAACCGAGCGATCAAGGTCTTGGGGTACCAGCGGGAGAGGATACCCTTGCCGTTTTCACCGTGCCTGCTGAGGGACGACCCCGGTGCAAGAATACCGGCCCGATGGGTGCGGTTCAGCACAAGAGTACGGAAACCCTGTTCAACCACACCTTCAGGGGTACCGCGTTC
The Spirochaetaceae bacterium genome window above contains:
- a CDS encoding DNA adenine methylase, whose amino-acid sequence is MTDAIATSAGGATKENRCLDFGSSTAIQSSRPPRREVSGGPDRDIPYPISRIPAVNVAQVPQRSPLRYPGGKTWLVPHIRSWLSGTRRKMLIEPFAGGAIVSLTAIMEDLAERATLVERDRDVAAFWRAALLHGPRLVARIAEFTPTRERVRDLERGTPEGVVEQGFRTLVLNRTHRAGILAPGSSLSRHGENGKGILSRWYPKTLIARLSAIAAHADRITFHEADSMQMIEPLLQSWGRDAAVFVDPPYTAGGKRAGTRLYTHNDLDHERLFWILAQHEGSVLMTYDYSPEVVRLVARYGFQAVQVRMKNAHHNRLAELVITRERLFA